The Elgaria multicarinata webbii isolate HBS135686 ecotype San Diego chromosome 1, rElgMul1.1.pri, whole genome shotgun sequence genome has a window encoding:
- the GNG5 gene encoding guanine nucleotide-binding protein G(I)/G(S)/G(O) subunit gamma-5 — MSGSSNVAAMKKVVQQLRLEANVSRVKVSEAAADLKQFCLQHAHHDPLLTGVSSSTNPFRPQKVCSFL; from the exons ATGTCCGGGTCCTCCAACGTCGCGGCTATGAAGAAGGTCGTGCAGCAGTTGCGCCTCGAGGCCAACGTGAGCCGCGTGAAG gtttcagaagctgcagctgactTGAAGCAGTTTTGTCTGCAGCATGCACATCATGATCCTTTATTAACAGGAGTTTCTTCAAGTACAAATCCATTTAGACCACAAAAAGTCTGTTCGTTTCTCTGA